From the genome of Watersipora subatra chromosome 9, tzWatSuba1.1, whole genome shotgun sequence:
CTTttttattccaatattttagcACTTGAAAACCTTGACCTGTGGCCTTCTATAACAAGCTAAGTTTCAAAACTTCCAATTACTTTTACAGTCCAGGATACACAAAAGAGGTCGCAGGGGAAGGAATGCCCGTCTCAGGAGAGCCAGGCATCAGAGGAAACCTAATCATAGAGTTTGACATACAATTTCCCCAGATTATGACACCGGAGAAGAAACACCTGATCCGAAGAGCGCTGCTTTaggaaaaggaaaaaaaattcCTGCAAGAGGAGATTTTCTTTGTATTTAAGTTTTATAGTCATATAGTAATTGCTGACACCTATAATTATTTActaattataatataacatatataacaaaatgGTTTCATCCGTGTAGCCACCCTCAAAGTAACCACCAAAAACAAGGCTAAATAGCTCACATTCGGAGTAGAATTTTCCAGCAATCTCCTAGCCATTGTCATTTTAAATTGAGTTGCTATCGCATATAAGGCTTTTGGGCAAAACTAGCCCACAACAAAACCTTAGACTTTTTAAAGGAAGATCATTGAAATCAAGGGAATATATTTAGGTTTTTCCAAGGTCAGACAACTCTCTTATTTAGTCAACCTGATTTGAACCAAATTTCTAAACTGTCATCTAGAACCAAGGTTGAAAATGTTGACCAACAATGTCTTTCCAAGAATGCTTAGAGCCAAGGCTATATTTTGTCAGCATTGTGGTTTATTAAACACTATAAATTGCATTGCACCCAATTATAGCTGTTTTAGGAAACAAGGCTAAATAATATAGCAATATACATGCATGTTCACTTTTTACAAGTACAAGAAGGAACTACAGCTGTAGCATTCATTATTTTGTATGTAACGTATAACACAACTGTGGTAGACTTCACAATATcatataataaacaataaaatataatttaaatacatCGATTAATTATTGATAAAAAAGCTCAAGCAAGATACACTTGCATTCTCCAATTTATATGAATGTGATTTATTAGTGAACTCTGTGTCAGAGCAATTGAGCAAAACCTTGAATTTCTCATGTACATAAAATAACACTCGGTGATGCTATGAAAACTGCCAAACATTTGCTTGTTCATTATTTGAATAGTTCTGATTGGCTAAAACATCTCCGCTGACAGCAGCATCATAGGCAGCTTCAGACGTCCTAACATTTTGTAAATTTCGAGTGTCAAGGACATATGCAGAGCCTGGTCTTGAAAGGTAAGAGCTGGCTTCGTAGCGGCCCGGCCTGATAGCAGTTGGACCACCCGCATTGCGCTGCGGTTGCTGTcaaagaaaattgatttttgtaaattctGGAAACATCCAAGTTGTGAAAATGAAAAGGCTTGtgaaaatcaaaaaaatataacaatgatATAAGCAGGGGGTCTAAGTTAGGCAAAGATATGTATATCTACCACCAAGTCCAGACAATGCTGAACCTACACTTTAGTTTTTTGGGCTCTAAAGtagcaataaaaactttttgttaaCTATTACGAGTACTGTACTgtgaatgtctcaaacgccgtgagagatggtcaggtgtgccaataaaatGTAGAGAATACCTATCTTtgcaatatttactataataagagccgtgtctgtccacggcaaaaattgcaaataaaaagATTGCCTCACTTAAGAATCCAACTCGGAAATTTAGTTTTGTATCCAGACTTCGTCCCAATgatgaataattgtgtacatacttattacatatgGCGATCTCTCATGCCGCACCCAACTGCCAGCATACTGGTAATCATACAACCCTGAACAGCAAATGATTGGTGCTGAAAAGTATACAGAAAGTCatgggttcaaatcctgtataaaacaatttttcccaaaCCTTCGACCACGGCTACAGGTAAACAGATGGACAccgtttttattataataaatatgtatataaatcaaatgtaattttttacatagttatacataatacatatattttagtGCCAGATGCAGGCTGCTGCAGTATTTTTTGATGACTCATCATAGGGTTTCTTTGTTGTGAAACTAACTACAGCGTGTTTcttgcaaaaaaactgttccAACGTACAATCAGTTCAACAAGGAAATAATGCTTCAAAACAAATTAGCTTTGTATGTAAAAGTTTGACCGCAATACATCGACAGACTTCAAACAAATACATAGCAGTGAACCCGTAGAAAAAACACAGTCATGGATTTACACCAGAAATCAACATGTATGATTAGTTTTTTGTGTCGAAATGTTAGACAAATGAATGGACAATAAACTGTTTTTAACAAATGAACTATAATTGACAAATGTACTTTTTAGATCCGGGCAGTGAGTGGAAACATAACTAACAACAAGCAAGGTTCAGTTTAactacatttttaaataaaaaacactaTTTTATCAGCTCAAAACTGTATTAGCTAAAGTGAATAGGACAATAATTTTGTCGTGTTTTATTCAAATCGGCTATAAACAATCTgaaattattaataatgaaacaaatacttgtaaatatgttatcaattatTAGTCATGTTATCAATTATTAGTCATGAAAGTAATGATGCAGTTCTCAATACACAATAGCATGGCTAATCAATTTGCTGGACCTGAAAGTCAGCAAGCAAGCCCTAGGTTGGACTATCCCAGGTTATCCAACAGATGCTGTTTCAGTGTCAATCTAAATGTAACAACACATCTTATCTCTTTGAGATAAACATTAAGACCACCCAGGCCTCAGAAATCTTGGTGTAAAAGTTCTGTGCCTGACTAGCAGCAGTGAAAGTATCTCTCAACTCCAATTATAACCTTTCTTTACTATCATCAGCGGTGCGCTGAATTCAGTGTTTCAAATATGTTTCACCCGCTGCTGGTAAAACACCATAAAATGGCAACAGCTGACTCTTAACAACTTCTGCTTACCTTCATAATAATTCTCTTTTCAATCAGCTCAGACTTCGGTGTACGGGTACATCCTGCAGCGGCAAACAGCGGCCATATTGCATCAGTTGCAGACGCTAGGTCTGCTGGTGACCTAGAAACCAGGCAGCTGATAACGTATTCTGGTTGATAACTGACAATTAGTTCATGCAAATTCTGACATACAAAAAACATGGCTTACACTTGTCATAATTTGATCATTTAATGTGGGCATATATCACTAAATTGGTTAGCCACAAGAGATCATATGCACAGCCTTTGCTTCCATCTACTGCTACCAGTCTAAAAACCAGGTACCACAGGCTCAGGCTTCTCTCCAATGCCAACACAAATGCAAACATTGGCACAGGATTTTAATGGCATTAACAACAGTTACAATACGGTTTTGTTCAAAAGATTCTGTAAGCAAGAAGTctactttttatgtttttaaatatcaCCAGGTAATTCATtttcttaaaataaaaaagccaATTTCATTGGTTAATATAAAACCAACCCTGATTCTTCTATAAAACaaattgcataaaaaatattgacaacatttgtcattcagAGAAACCTTTCAGTCTAAGGTTACGAATCTTCATTcagttcaattattataaaacatcACTCTGTGTACCAGAGCCCACATGATATTAATTTGGTACCTTCTATGACTGACATTTATGACAAAGAAAACTGACTGTCACACATGACCAACCTTGAATGGGCATCAAGCGCATCTACATCAGAACCTGCTCGTAGTAGACTGAGTACCACTGGTCCGTGACCTTGAAAGGCGGCGCTATGCAGAGCAGTCCATTTTGTCCCAGTATTCACAGCATTAACATCAGCACTAGAATGTGAACAAACTTTTATGCACAACACCATAGTAGAATACTttataaaaacatacttgaCACAATAAGTATGTACTCTACACACTAGTTAGTAGTAGTATTCTAACCCATGTTTCAGCAAAACGTTGACGATATCTATGTATCCCCAGAATGACGCAATAGCTAACGGTGTCATGCCATCTGCTCCTTGACGATTCACTTCACATCCAGACTCTAGAAGTTTCTGAACAACCTACATCACATGTATATTAGATTTAACTTCAAATTCACCACATGCAGGTAAAACTTCACAGAATTAGATATACACAAATGCGTTTTTATAGGCGAACAGAATGTTGCCATAAAAGAGTGATAAAAAAACATACAAATTTTCCGGGTTTTTAATCTGACTTAATAACTTACTATAAATTTGCTTTTAACTAATATGCgttaaaccaatgatatacagctccccaGGGGCCCGTATATTATTGGTTaaacatacacaaaaataaCGAAAACTGTTCAAAACTACAATACTAACAACATAAACGAGTATCCGTAACATTCCAAAAAGTACTCGTTTTATATGGTACGATAGTTAATACATTTATTAGTAAAATGtctttgttttattaaaatagaATAAGATGTCCACAAGTTTAATGGTGTTTTAGATTTATCAAGTGTTATATATTCCCTGCCTCTCAGATAAAAGCTATGAAGTAATTACAAACCCGAATATCGCCATCAGCTGCGGCATTGGCCAGTCGGTTTGCCATTACGAGATTGAACGCCGCTAACTAGCTGTGTCCCACTAACCACAATAACTAAACTGTGCACGCTGCACTGTTTATATTTTTGAACCAAC
Proteins encoded in this window:
- the LOC137403631 gene encoding cyclin-dependent kinase inhibitor 2A-like, yielding MANRLANAAADGDIRVVQKLLESGCEVNRQGADGMTPLAIASFWGYIDIVNVLLKHGADVNAVNTGTKWTALHSAAFQGHGPVVLSLLRAGSDVDALDAHSRSPADLASATDAIWPLFAAAGCTRTPKSELIEKRIIMKQPQRNAGGPTAIRPGRYEASSYLSRPGSAYVLDTRNLQNVRTSEAAYDAAVSGDVLANQNYSNNEQANVWQFS